DNA from Gouania willdenowi chromosome 15, fGouWil2.1, whole genome shotgun sequence:
tccccAACAGTCCCAATAGGAGcaatttgttttctttcattcaaTTTTTCACAGGTTTTGTTTGGAGGAACAAAAGTAAAGATTTTGTATCACTGCTGTCAGCTGAACACTGTCAGCAAAGATATAATCTGGTTGTGTAAAATTAGCCTTTTGATCTGGACTAGCTTTCAACAGATCACTTACATCCAAAATAGTAACTGTCACTGTTGACTCCAGTAAATAAAAgagttcaactttattgtctCCAATGGTTCTTTTGATAACTGTCATTGTATTTTTACCAGTCTTTCCTCAAACATGTTTTAGAGACAATGAACATAATCATTACATAACTAAAGGGTTTTTGAGGCAGGACTGAATGAGGGTTGCTTGTTTTAAAGGAGTTCTTATTTGGCACTGGTACTGGTCAGTATAGGCACAAAACAGTCATATTTAAGAGGGCAAGATGGCAATTAGTACTACGCTAGAGGTATTTGGTCTTCAAAGCTTTAGGCCTGGTTGGTCTTCCCagtctctgagctcctcctcGAAGGGTAGAGCAGAAAAGGCAGATCGGTCTGGTTCAGTTGGTCCGTGTTGCATTTGTTGTCAGATCGCCAATGGTTTTGAAGAATTCCTCCATCTCTCGCTGGAGCAGAACGTTCCGATTTTCTGCGTCATGATGTGCCCGATCAGAGTTTCTGAGTTGGATCTCAAGCATATGGaactttttcttttcctggtCCAGCTCTTCCTCAAGACGACTTACCTGGCACCGATACTTGGAACAATTCTCCTCCAACCTGAAAGAAAAGAGGAGCATTACAAcacaaatccttttttttttttaaaaaaaagactgattCTCACTTTTGAATGCAGTTTTCAAAATGTCCTCTCTGTTTCTTCAGCTCCTGCTTAAGTTGGGTCACCATGCTTGTGAAGTCTTCATTACATTCTTCTTGATCTTTCTCATTGCCACTTTCACTGTGATCTAAAGTACTTGGACTGTCCCTGGCCTCTGTAGGAACTTCTTGACCCTGTTCTAAATTTACTTTCTTATCGCTTCCCTGTGGCTCAGTCAATGGGATGTCAAAGGACGTCCAGAGAGAGGAAGCAGCAGCAGGCAGGCTCAGACTTGAAGGAGCAACATTGTCATAAGCAGACATTCTGTGGGGTTTACGAAGGACTCTGTGAGAGGGTGGTGTTTGGGAAGTATCTTCATCAGAGTCCTTCTGCGAGTCTTGAAGTGAAACGGCAGTTTCTTTAAGGGAGAGTGTAGAGTCTTTTATTCGTTCAACCGATGAGGTTGTGCGCCTGTGGGGTCGAAGGGACGACAGGCCATTCATCAGCCAGTTGCTCCCACCAGCTGCCGAGACATCCCCTGCCGAGCCCCCAATTTTTCCTCTTTGACCCGCAGAGGGTGCACTACCTTTGAAAGAGCACTTCCAGGGCGGCACAGCTTTGGACTGTTTGCTTGGACTAAGAGCTATGCTGCTCCCAGTTTTGCTCTCTGACTGTTCGTCTACTTTCTCTTCTATCTTCCCTTTGCCTTTCCTGCCTGTCGGAGCCTCTTCACTGTTCTCTAATTTAACAGCTGTCACCGTGACTTGGAAGGTCTCTGTGGAAGCGGTGGATGCTTGGGGTTTTTCTTCAGGGGTTTTAGAGTTGGAATCTGATGAGAGTTTCGAGGCATTTCCATCTTGTAAAAGCCATTCCACTTTGCATCGATTGATCTCTGGGGGCTGAACAGAGCTTGGCCCCTCGCGTTGGTAAAGTCGGGAGTGTTCACTGATCAAGACAGTCATCAAGTGCTGTACTTGTGAACTGCCTGCGAATgatgacacagaaaacacagttGTGAATACAAATTCAAATGGCatgttaaatggaaaaaaataaataaataaaaatgctgatGCAACATTGCTAGAAAATTCACACATGCTGACATGATCTCCTACCCTCCATCATGGTCACTGGATCCTCCACTCGGGGCCGGAGAATGTTTGGTCCAAACACTGTGGCCAGATTCTGAACGCTCATCTTGTTCTCATTTGAGTGAGACTGAACTTCATCAAGAAACCTGCAGAGAAATGCAGAACATTTTCAGATTTGAAGGGATTTGTTTTGCCAGTTTgataagagagagaaaaaaattaagacTGAGTCATGATTGTAGCCGATATGTgggcttctttctttcttgcttTTTATTCCAGACAGGCTTCATATTGTCAATCCTGTCACTTCCCTTGGATGACGTTCATTGCATGAGTGTTATTATTGTTCCACTTTGACAGTTTGACAGCTTTCCAATCATGAATAAGCCACCAGTGAACACTATCGTGACAGTAGAATGGAAGACACATTACTCACTTGCAGATGTATTTTAACAGATTATAGTTGACCTGAGGAATGCATGTCACCTGCTTGCCAAGTTCGACAATACccttgaacaaaaacacaaaaggtgtGGCTATCAGTAATGTTTGTATTTCAAATATAGCTTTCAACTTTTCGACTGACATTTAATTACCACTTCTTTATCCTTGGTAAGAAGCTGAGCACAAGACAGGAACTGTGTATACTTGGAGAAAGGGATTACAGGCTCTGGCAGCTCTCTTATAAACAGTTTCAAGAGTGACGCCACCGTGTGGACATCAGTGGAACTTTAAGACAAAACAATTGTATTATACAATATTGACTCACAAAAACAACTGATTAGCAAAGCGATGGCTGCAGATTCAGAGTACCTTCTAGCTGTCTCACCTGTCAAACACTGGTTTCTCACCACGATCAAAAGCATCCTGTAGTTCTCGAACATTGTTGGTCTGTCCTGGAGCTCTGAAAAGACCCTCTTCGTTGAGTCCATGTTCACGGATGAAGTACACACACTGTTCAACCAGCACAGGGACCACACGCTGAGAGCCACACTGGATCTCATACAACATGGTTTCTTCAAGGTGTTGCCCAAAGACACCTTCAGGTAcgcaaaaaagaaaatggacCATTGAACTATAAATTACATATAAGGGAAACAGTTTTCCATCCAAGAATCACACCTCCACCAAGTGGTGCCCATATAGCTCTCCGTATGGCTCTGATCCACTCCTCCATGTCACTTTGAGAATTGGCCATCAGCAGAAACGACTCGTGACTTACTCCGCTTCTATCCTTTTCTCCAACATTTCCTGGAATTAGATTCATGGACTATTGCTCAATGAAAATTACTCTCGCAAATAGATAAAGACATATCAGAACAGCTGTGCACACACTTTGGGTATCATCTGCTATTGGATCAGATAAAGGACCACAAAGGAATGACGGATTAACCGTCTGCAAACCAGTGATAACAACAAACTGTAAAGTACCAGCATCAGTAGTTACAATAACCTTATCAGCTGCAGCACCCTGTTAAGTACAaaggcacacacacatagcTCTGACTCTTCTTCCTGTGGGTGCCCGCAGCTTGATGCTCCCAGCTTGACATTTTCATTTgacatttagtgtatttcaACACAGTTTTGATTGAACTCTATGAAATTATTTCTGCCATgtcactttttttaaccacttgcTTTCTAAGAAGTGAAAAATGATTCAGTGTCgggtaaatataaatacaaatttgacaaaaaatgacagagaatagTATTCTATTTCatatcaatttaaaataaatacaaaaatacactcaaagagtctgttttttttgtttttttatgctgtttttacATGTCACCGCTGGCAGTTGTTAAAGGCTTCTACACTGTGGTGCATCAAGagagaaaatgaccaaatatgTGAATATTACAGTCACAAACTGCACCATGCATCTTCTTCCATCTTTGTTCCTTTCAGAACCTCTTTCTCCGTCTGGTCTTAGGACACCAGTTGttttacatatacatacatgttgAATTATAGGTAAGAAAATACATCCAATCACTGTTtataaatattgcaaaaatatatttttcaaagaaaaacttCCTGTACTCTTTCCTAACCCAGGCTAAGCTGATGTATCCACCATTCACAATGTTCAATGAGCATAATTATACATgtaatagcaaaaaaaaaaaaaaaaaaaaaaaaaaaaatgcttatttaACTGCTTAAATTGGATTTGGACAATCATGTCTTTTGTGGTTCTGCATATTTCTTGTGCTGTAACTGTATATTGAATGATTGTTTTCACAATGACTCACTCATAAAGGTGAAATTAAGAGACGCAATTAAACTCTTTTGGAGCTGTGTAAAAAATACACACTCCACACAGAGATCTGCACAGTCCCCACCCTGGGAGTCAAACCTAAGATCTGCATGCTATGAGGTAAAGTGAAATCTCAGAATAGCACATGTAGcacattttgacactttgaaagaAACAAATAGTGCAGGACTACCTAAACAATGACTATTTACTTGCACATATCTTTATACCCTAAAGTTGTCACTGTGCCAACTCACCTGGAACGATTTCAAAAAGATGGCGGCCAGGCTCGTCCTGACAGGCAGGCACCTCATTGACCTGACTACCCTGAAGAGGAATACAACCCTGTAGCAGCAGAAACAAGAGGAAGGTGTGATTCAGAAAGGCTGACAGACGGGAAGTGGGTCTCTACTCGTACGTGAGGTGGTTTTTAAACACAAAGATCTAAGTAGGCTGCAGACTCTGGGCTACTGTCCAACTGAAGGGAGGTTATGATGATCGAGGAAGGGATGACTCAGGGAAAACATCTCTTTATCTACTTAATCTATGGTGCTTCCTGGTGTACgtgtgtttctctttttttgaagCATAGAAAGCATCAAAGGTCATTGACAAAGGGCCCTATTCTCTGGTCTGGACTTAAGCGGGTTTTtttacgcgcctgcagttacgcgttTCTCTCCTGCgcatattctccggtccaggttctTGACATGCTCACCGCGCGTAAGTAGACCAAACGTAGTGTGTGAATGAAGGTGGTTTGAAGCAAAGGAGGCGAACttggccatgatgtcatttttttggagctgtaacaggttgatttgatcagattattgcagtgtgaggatcGGCTGCATTCTTCTGTCCTAACCACAGTAAAAATCTGTCCTTTTCCCCCATCATACTAAAGAcagattaatgtttgtttgtgtggaaagttGTGTGATTTTATTAATTCCttccattcctgcattcagaaatgatcagcgcatcagcatcatctgtcatcaatacgGTACctgctgtaaagcgtgaccgagtgTGATGCGCAGGAGGTTTAAGGAAATAATCCTGCAGAgggtcctgctttaatacagaggagaCAGAGATGTTTGTCGTGAAACAGAACCATTGGCTTCCTACATAatatgcagttttaaatataaattgtttaaagccgTATGGAGCTGATGTGAGCTAGTCCGAACTGAAGCGGAGCCTcatttaaaggcagggtaggtaattttcgaaAACTACCATGATTTTGAAAGTAGCATCCTACGAGTGCTCTGATTTTACCTGCCACCTCCCCGCTGTGCTCcctctaaagccacgcccctcactcacatgcacgcgcaTGGGAAAATAGATCCCTTAGTGCATATAGCAGAACTGGACAGCTGGTAACCTCATTATCAGCATCTCTGTTTAGGAAGCGGCACACTACAATGCCTCTAATGGGAAGTTAATGAAGATATGAGCTAATGGAAATGCTAATCAATAGTTAGTATTCTATGGCTTGACACAAGCATAAACAAGATAATAGCCGTAATGCTACAATTTTAAGGTTTGGCTCAAAGGTTCAAATGGTCAGCCAATTTGAATTAAAGCAATAATGATAAGTGTGAATGTGCTTAAATCTAATCAAACAACAGTGCAGGCTTTGCACAGCTGACAGtagatgactttttttttttacatttctgtgttttcatcACCTGTGCTTTGCTTTCATCCTGGTCTTTGTAAAAATACAAAGCCTCAGTCCTCAGAACAAACCAGCGCAACTGCCAGTTTTTCATGATGCTTCGCTGTCTCTTCAGCCAGCCAGTCTTCAGTGGCTTTTCCTGATCCAAAGGCGAGCAGGGCCTGGAGAGCCGGGACAACTCTCCAAGCACCATGCTCTTGGATCGTGCTACATGGACACACAGATAATCAGATGAAGGAAGGGAAATAGAGCATGAAAACATTGGCAAGAGATAAGGAAATGCCAAACAAAGTCAAAGGTAATGTGGAGATCGCTGGGattgtctttctttcttgttCAGCAAATGAAAATAACAATGGAGAGAGAATCATTATTCATGGTGGTCTCCCTTGGGTGCAGCTGAGCTTACAGGATTGGACCATGCATCCAGATTTTCTCTTAAGTCAATCTATTAAAGCTAGGCCTCCATTTTGCAGCAAAGATAGCATAATTTAAAAAGACTTAATTCCAGATCATTTTATAATAATACACATTAATAAGGACATTATTCCAATGTCAGTTCTCTGTATAGATCTGCAGTGGATCAGGCAAGATTCTAACACCTATAGACGTCTTATTAGTACAGATTATCTATTAGTGTCTGCATTCAAAATGTATACTATGGAGTAAAAACAGTGACAGTAAAGCAATCTGCAGGTACTCAGGGAGTGAGAGATAAACAGAAGGCTGAGGCAGAAGAGAAAGAAATCAATAGTGTCAATTTTCTTAGTTAATTGCATCTCACTTTGTGCTGAGGACAGCAGGGACAGATCTGGGAATGCCTCGTCTGAAAACTCTCTTTAATATTTCACTGGTTTGCTCTCTCCTTTGCTCGCCCTTGATTATCAACCTCCTGTCTGGACCCTCattttatttctacattttctGCATGCCCCTCCTTTGCAGAGTCGATCACTAGGAGGAGAGAGGGGGACGGACCATGTGCGGCAGTCTTTTGTAAAACTAGGTGCTGATAGCAGAGGCCTGCAGAACAGCATGCGAAAATGCAGCATACATTAGCACATCTTTTACAAAGAGAGATACAACTATGTTTCTAAATCTATGCCTAAAAAAGACACATATCTGCTTTTGTGACTATTTTAGAACAAATATGATATCActcaaagtacatttttacatccttttaatgcatttttcacACAATTATTGAAGTTTGAAATAACCacataataaaatatagaattttattaattcataagAAACTCTGCTTTTTGGGTTGTTTATGTATAGTTTCTCTAAATAAGAATTATATGCTATATTAACGACAAGGCTACATTACCTCACAGAGTGATGGTCTCTAAATGTATGTTTTAGCCAGGTTCAACTAGTTAAATGCACATATTACAGATCTATtgtatctataaagcaaggaatctctgtctctctgtctgtctgtctgtctgtctgtgtgttcctcaaatatctctgcagacTATGATCAGACTgccatgagactttcaacatggctgctgcttggttcaagggtgtgcaacgttggatatgtttggactgcaatgataccgttaatacattttttcataaaattgtccgcCGGAGCAGAGCTACCACAGTCACGTTATCAGTCCTACCTcgacagcagtggttcccaaactttttgtgcccaaggtacaccaaaggacaagtaaaaatctgaaggcacacctattgtgcaagcctttataacacgtgtcatcactcatatcatgtacaatatctgaaAATGTGCATAATTGTTTAcgaatgccaaataaaatgtgacaatgaCAACTGtattacaaaatatatatatatttttaattaggtatagagtttgcctctgtattatgataTAAGtgcacacaaattaaaaaataaatatttttgtgcagttgtatattgcaataaatgtatggttgtcacaaaatcctaAGGCACACGTGGACTTGCCTCACGGCACCCCAGTGTGCCGCAACACGCTGTTTGGGGACCActgctctacagtgatgatgtcatcagtcctacctctataaaagcaaggaacatccgtctgtctgtgtctgtgtgtgtgtgtgtgtgtgttcctcaaatatctctgcggattgATAGACTGACCTGAGTCTTTCAACAtagctgctgcttggttcaagggtgtgcaacattGGATATGCTTGGACTGCAATAACACCGTTAATagattatttcataaatgctttacaaattccatgtgcattaatgacactaaacgcGTCCGGACCGAGTCGGGTCTGAGGAGATCCGGATCcgcgaggacaacaaactgaaatcggaatagatggggttcaactccctacagtatCCTTGCTAAATGCCAGAATtagatgaaaacacaatagttatcactctacacatttcacaacaaacctaaatgttcctgacgtcccaccttcaaacacaacctcatttggccatccatgaaaaagctactgaacctcccaATACATAcatcctacgggcactgcattagtttctttaaaacatgatcaaatcaacctttttatatttataaagcTGACTCTGCAGTGCAGGATAACAACCCTTTTCTATACCTTAGAGCACAATGGCTTCCACattgttcatccatccattctctgacccgcttgctccctTTTTCAGGGTTGTGGGGCTCCCACCATGTAAATTGCAACACATTGCAAAACAGCAAGATTCTGAATTGTTCTCATCTATCCCTTATTTCTCATGCATCCTTTCTCTGCTTTCTAAGATGAAAATGGTGACAATGAACATCATCAATATCTATATATTCTTTCAAATGCATAATATCGTTTTTACAGCCTTTTCCATTCTACTTCATACATTCTGTAAATATTCTCTCTACATTTCTAATTTTAGCTGGAGCTTAAATATTTGTTATTAATATACAGTGCCTCTCGAAAGTACTAATACACCTTGaacttttgcacattttgtcaGGTTTACAACCATAAAcataaagattttattttgaattttttactgaaaggtcacacacaaGTAACAGACAACTGTGAAGTGAAAGCAAAATGATACAtgattctgttattattttaaaaatagaaaagtgaAAAGTAGGGCGTGCACAAGTATTCATACAGCTTTTTTCTGAGTGCATTAAATTGCTTTTAAAACATTCCTAATGACTGCTGAATATTCACACCTTGCCCTAATGATTAAATAGAGGCCACCTGTGTGTAATATACTCTCAGTATAAATACAGCTGTTCTGTGAGGGCCTCGGAGCTATGGTCAGAGTGTATTGGTGACTAAACAACATCATGAAGGCCAAGGAGCACATCAGAGAGGTCAGGGTTAAAGTTGTGGAGAAGTTTAAAGCAGCGTTAAGTTATACCAAGATTTGAACATCTCACTGTTCAATCCATCATTCGGAAATGGAAAGAGTATGGTACCACTGCAAACTTACCAAGACGCGGTCGTCCACCTAAACTAACAGATCAAACAAGGAGAGCACTGGTCAGAAAGGCAACCAAGTGCCCCAAGATGACTCTGGAGGAGCTGTGAAGTACTGCCACTATCACAACTCTACACAAGTCTGGCCTTTATGGACGAGTggcaagaagaaagccattATTGAAAGGAGGCCATAAGAAATCCCGTTTGGAGTTTGCCAGAAGTCATATGGGGACACAGCTACCATGTGGAAGAAGGTGCTTTGGTcagatgagaaaaaaattgaacTTTTTGGCCCAAATGCAAAATGTTATGTATGGTGCAAACCAAACACTGCTCATCGTCCTGAGTGCACCATCCCCAGTGTCAAATATGGTGGGGGGAGCATCATGCTATGGGGCTGCTTTTCTTCAGCGGGGACTGGAAAGATggatggagccaaatacaggGACATTTTGGAGGAAAACCTGCTAGAGTTAGCAAGAGAATTGAGGCTGGGGTGAACATTCACCTTCCAGCAGGACAATGACCCTAAACACAAAGCTATATCTACAATGGAATGGTTTAAGAAAAAACATATTCATGTGTTAGAATAGCCCAGTCAAAGTCCAGACCTAAATCCAATAGAAAATCTGTGGAAAGACctgaaaactgctgttcacaaacGCTCTGTCTCCATCTAATTTGACAGAGCTCGAGTTGTTTTGTAAAGAGGAATGGGCTAAACTTCCTGTCCCTAGATGTGCAAA
Protein-coding regions in this window:
- the arhgap22a gene encoding rho GTPase-activating protein 22 isoform X1 codes for the protein MLSPKIKQARRARSKSMVLGELSRLSRPCSPLDQEKPLKTGWLKRQRSIMKNWQLRWFVLRTEALYFYKDQDESKAQGCIPLQGSQVNEVPACQDEPGRHLFEIVPGNVGEKDRSGVSHESFLLMANSQSDMEEWIRAIRRAIWAPLGGGVFGQHLEETMLYEIQCGSQRVVPVLVEQCVYFIREHGLNEEGLFRAPGQTNNVRELQDAFDRGEKPVFDSSTDVHTVASLLKLFIRELPEPVIPFSKYTQFLSCAQLLTKDKEVGIVELGKQVTCIPQVNYNLLKYICKFLDEVQSHSNENKMSVQNLATVFGPNILRPRVEDPVTMMEGSSQVQHLMTVLISEHSRLYQREGPSSVQPPEINRCKVEWLLQDGNASKLSSDSNSKTPEEKPQASTASTETFQVTVTAVKLENSEEAPTGRKGKGKIEEKVDEQSESKTGSSIALSPSKQSKAVPPWKCSFKGSAPSAGQRGKIGGSAGDVSAAGGSNWLMNGLSSLRPHRRTTSSVERIKDSTLSLKETAVSLQDSQKDSDEDTSQTPPSHRVLRKPHRMSAYDNVAPSSLSLPAAASSLWTSFDIPLTEPQGSDKKVNLEQGQEVPTEARDSPSTLDHSESGNEKDQEECNEDFTSMVTQLKQELKKQRGHFENCIQKLEENCSKYRCQVSRLEEELDQEKKKFHMLEIQLRNSDRAHHDAENRNVLLQREMEEFFKTIGDLTTNATRTN
- the arhgap22a gene encoding rho GTPase-activating protein 22 isoform X2 — encoded protein: MVLGELSRLSRPCSPLDQEKPLKTGWLKRQRSIMKNWQLRWFVLRTEALYFYKDQDESKAQGCIPLQGSQVNEVPACQDEPGRHLFEIVPGNVGEKDRSGVSHESFLLMANSQSDMEEWIRAIRRAIWAPLGGGVFGQHLEETMLYEIQCGSQRVVPVLVEQCVYFIREHGLNEEGLFRAPGQTNNVRELQDAFDRGEKPVFDSSTDVHTVASLLKLFIRELPEPVIPFSKYTQFLSCAQLLTKDKEVGIVELGKQVTCIPQVNYNLLKYICKFLDEVQSHSNENKMSVQNLATVFGPNILRPRVEDPVTMMEGSSQVQHLMTVLISEHSRLYQREGPSSVQPPEINRCKVEWLLQDGNASKLSSDSNSKTPEEKPQASTASTETFQVTVTAVKLENSEEAPTGRKGKGKIEEKVDEQSESKTGSSIALSPSKQSKAVPPWKCSFKGSAPSAGQRGKIGGSAGDVSAAGGSNWLMNGLSSLRPHRRTTSSVERIKDSTLSLKETAVSLQDSQKDSDEDTSQTPPSHRVLRKPHRMSAYDNVAPSSLSLPAAASSLWTSFDIPLTEPQGSDKKVNLEQGQEVPTEARDSPSTLDHSESGNEKDQEECNEDFTSMVTQLKQELKKQRGHFENCIQKLEENCSKYRCQVSRLEEELDQEKKKFHMLEIQLRNSDRAHHDAENRNVLLQREMEEFFKTIGDLTTNATRTN